In the genome of Montipora foliosa isolate CH-2021 chromosome 3, ASM3666993v2, whole genome shotgun sequence, one region contains:
- the LOC137994314 gene encoding putative nuclease HARBI1 gives MAEIGLFTNVVAKWPGSTHDSFLFTNSLIHEKLESNHAFEDGYLLGDSGYPCKPFLMTPYPNTANAKEEAFNKAHCKTRVAIEQTFGRWKPRFHLLHSECRMKPEKVCTLIGACAVLHNISIKLNDDIDDDPFDDDQPELVPYHGPDQGRLLRDHICNTFF, from the exons ATGGCAGAAATAG GCCTCTTCACCAATGTGGTTGCCAAGTGGCCTGGCTCTACACATGACAGTTTTCTTTTCACAAATTCATTGATACATGAAAAGCTTGAAAGCAACCATGCATTTGAAGATGGGTATCTATTGGGTGACAGTGGTTATCCATGCAAGCCATTTCTAATGACACCGTATCCAAATACTGCAAATGCAAAAGAGGAGGCATTTAACAAGGCCCACTGCAAGACTAGAGTGGCCATTGAACAAACCTTTGGTCGATGGAAACCGCGCTTCCACTTACTTCATTCTGAGTGCCGCATGAAACCTGAAAAGGTGTGCACTCTTATTGGTGCTTGTGCAGTCTTGCACAACATTTCTATCAAACTCAAtgatgatattgatgatgatcCTTTTGACGATGACCAGCCTGAGCTTGTTCCATATCATGGGCCTGATCAAGGCAGGTTACTACGAGATCACATTTGTAACACATTTTTCTAA
- the LOC137995077 gene encoding putative nuclease HARBI1, whose product MAVDLLFHGVLLRRKRNFTLNENLLDGLSEAEVKSRYRFSRNSIQFITDTLAADLERPTGRNRALKPQEQVLVALGFFASGSFSEVVGDTVGGIPKCTVSRIVSRVSTALVRKQHEFIRWPSTAAERQEIKQGFFEKGGFPGVIGCIDGTHIRIQGPSAHESDFVNRKGFHSINVQAICDHKDKYRVLIVDIY is encoded by the coding sequence ATGGCGGTTGATTTGCTTTTTCACGGTGTGCTACTTAGGCGTAAAAGAAATTTTACCCTCAATGAGAACTTACTCGACGGACTCTCTGAAGCCGAGGTTAAGTCACGCTACAGATTTTCGCGTAATTCCATTCAGTTCATCACCGACACGCTTGCTGCCGACCTCGAAAGACCAACCGGAAGAAACCGTGCATTGAAACCCCAGGAACAGGTTCTTGTTGCTCTTGGTTTTTTCGCAAGTGGTAGTTTTTCGGAGGTGGTAGGTGACACAGTCGGTGGCATTCCCAAATGCACCGTTTCGAGAATCGTCAGTAGGGTGTCAACAGCTCTTGTTCGAAAACAGCACGAGTTCATACGATGGCCATCAACAGCTGCCGAAAGGCAAGAAATAAAGCAAGGCTTTTTTGAAAAGGGAGGCTTTCCCGGAGTTATTGGCTGCATTGACGGAACCCATATACGTATTCAAGGCCCAAGTGCTCACGAGAGCGATTTTGTGAACAGGAAAGGGTTTCATTCGATCAACGTTCAAGCGATATGTGATCACAAAGATAAGTATCGGgttttaattgttgacattTATTGA